One window from the genome of Oncorhynchus gorbuscha isolate QuinsamMale2020 ecotype Even-year linkage group LG14, OgorEven_v1.0, whole genome shotgun sequence encodes:
- the LOC123995147 gene encoding adhesion G-protein coupled receptor F2-like: protein MELTENKNKMEFKQTMWARAVILYCGVVFLYHQAFAVDTYMAEFMVESNVTFDISGTLSSIKEITTDNGSMTIELLELTAECEIVGGNSKCNCSTTYIWSNAVCDEFQCCNGSSCNANISDLPAFCIPKEKVFFNGTVTVGKVFSETNTIKQQLTEGFQQLNGFEGLNVSGPRGDGHIVDFKVDVSVIFLTKKITKITADLEMTVGSSAKISVETSGFVSIKYPMNKVPYRSTPTLSCTFKETTFDETDGSWNWNLIKGSETFGLNTGTSITVTSPEASPNCTTVQIKKLSGNWAGMYKCGFSKGSIVHAASAELKVALLPDQITMTSTPLTVECHDINPQSVMVSATIESSTEMYNVTWLYQAQMEPPNPSSVSPAGTSYSITPKINCKQTELPHVFTVKFTNQENETESASITIPVIYAEEKEMACLVDYLWPKTPKGDTIVIRQCEPRRVGYNERTCKGPAWMDVLDNCVNEELNQILISAANFREGLGATQDIAREIFSGLKNNTVADTNSSVADLNASISILDVMSEASETITLDESVLDVFLDAASNMLNNPWKAVNTTIEYRMSSKYLKSVEGLVKNIKMNTSNGNDTPNLQFKLCRAQNNSSCNRTVFGVEVKLAQSSGIVKTVGVKNLADKLNNSKFPDSEFPSIVVSATLQNSNDSKIDIKLDFPINQSMSRDSKILCVFWNTTLKEWSEEGCKWKEMVNDKSYCECTHLTSFSVLMSKTPVKLPFLDEITYVGLGMSICSLIVFLFIEALVWSAVVKSNLSHFRHTALVNISLCLLLADCSFLASSIPSISDTWCLILTVTKHFFFLAMFCWMLCLSVMLIHQLIFVFHPLRKRVYLLLSTVLGYVCPAVIVAATYVYYKYTGNPYHNTTTCWLIYDGLLKGSIHAFLLPIGTIVLMNLFSMCVVIMTLLKSSVPDGSKADEKETAKSILKVVVFLTPVFGITWVLGFFVLIDIKEMMGVVMHYAFTIINSLQGFFILLTGCFAEKKVRDEVLKVILAGAPTPKEKSENMKVPFK, encoded by the exons ATGGAGCTCAcagaaaacaagaacaaaatgGAATTCAA ACAAACGATGTGGGCCAGAGCAGTAATACTTTACTGCGGCGTGGTATTCCTCTACCACCAG GCCTTCGCAGTGG ATACCTACATGGCTGAGTTCATGGTAGAGAGCAATGTTACATTTGACATCTCTGGTACTCTATCATCGATCAAGGAAATAACTACAGATAATGGAAGTATGACCATTGAACTGCTTGAACTAACAGCGG aaTGTGAAATTGTTGGAGGTAATTCTAAATGTAACTGTTCGACAACGTACATCTGGAGCAACGCAGTGTGTGACGAGTTCCAGTGCTGCAATGGCTCGTCTTGTAATGCAAATATTTCTGACTTGCCAGCCTTCTGTATTCCCAAAGAGAAAG TTTTCTTTAATGGAACAGTCACAGTGGGAAAAGTATTTAGTGAAACTAATACTATCAAACAACAG CTCACAGAGGGTTTTCAACAATTAAATGGGTTTGAGGGCCTTAATGTATCTGGACCTAG GGGTGATGGCCACATTGTTGATTTCAAAGTGGATGTCAGTGTCATATTTCTGACtaaaaaaattacaaaaataaCAGCTGACCTGGAAATGACTGTAGGCTCCTCTGCCAAAATATCTGTTGAAACATCAG GATTTGTAAGCATTAAGTATCCAATGAACAAAGTGCCATACCGCTCAACACCAACGCTGAGTTGCACATTTAAAGAAACAACATTTGATGAAACAGATGGCTCTTGGAACTGGAACTTGATAAAGGGAAGTGAGACATTTGGTCTGAACACTGGAACCAGCATAACCGTGACATCCCCAGAGGCATCACCTAACTGTACCACAGTCCAAATTAAAAAGTTGTCAGGGAACTGGGCAG GAATGTATAAGTGTGGATTTTCCAAAGGATCCATTGTGCACGCAGCCTCTGCAGAGTTGAAGGTAGCCCTGCTACCAGATCAGATCACCATGACGAGTACCCCACTGACTGTAGAATGCCATGATATAAACCCTCAAAGTGTGATGGTCAGCGCAACCATCGAGAGCAGCACGGAGATGTACAATGTTACTTGGTTATACCAAGCTCAAATGGAACCCCCAAATCCATCATCAG TCTCGCCAGCGGGGACCAGCTACAGCATAACTCCAAAGATAAATTGCAAGCAAACAGAATTACCGCATGTTTTCACAGTCAAATTTACAAACCAGGAGAACGAGACTGAAAGTGCAAGCATAACTATACCAGTGATTTATG CTGAGGAAAAGGAGATGGCTTGTTTAGTAGACTATCTTTGGCCAAAAACCCCAAAAGGTGACACTATTGTCATCCGACAATGTGAGCCGAGGAGAGTGGGGTATAACGAGAGGACATGCAAGGGGCCTGCATGGATGGATGTGCTGGATAACTGTGTCAATGAGGAACTTAATCAAATTCTCATTTCAGCAGCA AACTTTAGAGAGGGACTTGGGGCCACACAAGACATTGCTCGTGAAATATTTTCTGGGTTAAAGAACAACACAGTTGCTGACACGAACAGCTCAGTTGCTGATTTGAATGCATCCATCAGTATTCTGGATGTCATGTCTGAAGCATCAGAAACTATCACCCTGGATGAGTCCGTTTTAGAT GTTTTTCTTGATGCAGCAAGCAACATGTTGAATAACCCTTGGAAGGCAGTCAACACAACCATTGAATATAGAATGTCTTCAAAATACCTCAAGTCTGTCGAGGGTCTAGTGAAGAACATCAAAATGAATACCAGTAACGGAAATGACACCCCAAATCTGCAATTCAAACTCTGCCGAGCTCAAAATAACTCATCTTGCAATCGAACTGTGTTTGGCGTTGAGGTCAAATTGGCCCAGTCCTCAGGAATAGTAAAAACTGTGGGAGTAAAAAACCTGGCTGACAAATTAAACAATTCAAAATTCCCAGACAGTGAGTTCCCTAGCATTGTGGTGTCAGCCACACTGCAAAACAGTAACGACTCCAAAATAGACATCAAATTGGACTTTCCCATCAACCAGTCAATGTCTCGAGACTCTAAAATCCTCTGTGTGTTCTGGAACACCACATTAAAGGAATGGTCTGAAGAAGGCTGCAAGTGGAAGGAAATGGTCAACGACAAAAGCTACTGTGAGTGCACCCACCTGACCTCCTTCTCAGTGCTCATGTCCAAGACCCCGGTGAAGCTGCCCTTTCTGGATGAGATTACCTACGTAGGCCTGGGCATGTCCATCTGCTCCCTTATTGTCTTCCTCTTCATCGAGGCGCTGGTGTGGTCGGCTGTTGTGAAGTCCAACCTCTCACACTTCCGCCACACAGCCCTGGTCAACATCTCTCTATGCCTTTTATTGGCCGACTGCAGTTTCCTGGCCTCCTCCATCCCCAGCATCTCTGATACCTGGTGCCTCATACTGACCGTGACCAAGCATTTCTTCTTTCTGGCTATGTTCTGCTGGATGCTATGCCTCAGCGTCATGCTAATACACCAGCTCATCTTCGTCTTCCACCCGCTGAGGAAGAGGGTGTATCTGCTCTTGTCCACCGTCCTTGGGTACGTCTGTCCCGCAGTGATCGTGGCAGCTACCTATGTGTACTACAAATACACAGGAAACCCCTACCACAACACAACAACCTGCTGGCTCATTTACGATGGACTTCTGAAAGGGTCCATTCACGCATTTCTTCTGCCCATCGGGACGATTGTTTTGATGAATCTGTTCTCCATGTGTGTTGTCATCATGACTCTCCTAAAGTCCAGTGTCCCTGATGGAAGTAAAGCTGACGAGAAAGAGACAGCCAAAAGCATTCTGAAAGTGGTCGTCTTTTTAACACCAGTCTTTGGGATAACATGGGTTTTGGGATTTTTTGTGCTCATTGATATCAAGGAAATGATGGGTGTTGTGATGCATTATGCTTTCACCATCATAAACTCCTTACAG GGCTTCTTCATTTTACTGACTGGATGTTTTGCAGAGAAGAAG GTGCGAGATGAAGTGTTGAAAGTCATCTTGGCTGGG GCACCTACTCCCAAAGAGAAAAGTGAGAATATGAAAGTCCCCTTCAAATAA